A stretch of Coraliomargarita sinensis DNA encodes these proteins:
- the tilS gene encoding tRNA lysidine(34) synthetase TilS, with the protein MMEPRDNLDWPRVADELGERFDVDCIESSVRGRLKAGRNNRLLVACSGGADSVFMLCLFAARRAELGLELHVAHYNHRWRGEASQQDEDFVRGITEGLKLPFYFEKRPENEAAFTETTARSLRLDFLRKVAREADCPFIAFGHQLDDILETQLQRLARGVGTEGLAAPRPVAEFSGQPTHLRPLLHLRSGDIRMTLNAVGIPWREDGSNEDTSIARNMLRHEVIPDLIEALDRDPSTGAARSRQLLEEDACALDLLARERMPEAFSSEERLSRVDLCALPRALMRRALVAWLNAHELTESFSASAMDMLIDSLLSQRRTWKQSAGASFICSDKKSIWVEEEEEGEAALQHVQFEPGETVVLSSGYLIESDLQTLDEKKRDAILCGRIDPSFEATLILPSEESLHVRGWRPGDRFTPLGSPGAKKLKDWFIDRGIPRKERKRLPVVTTASGEVIWVPGFPPADRYKINRDTKQALRLTYRPRNPR; encoded by the coding sequence ATGATGGAGCCCCGCGATAATTTGGATTGGCCCCGTGTCGCCGACGAACTCGGTGAGCGGTTTGATGTCGACTGTATCGAAAGCAGCGTGCGGGGCCGGTTGAAGGCCGGTCGCAACAACCGTCTGCTGGTTGCCTGTTCCGGCGGGGCAGATTCCGTATTCATGCTCTGCCTGTTTGCGGCGCGGCGTGCCGAACTTGGCCTAGAGCTTCATGTCGCCCATTACAACCACCGTTGGCGGGGCGAGGCGTCCCAGCAGGATGAGGATTTTGTGCGAGGCATCACAGAAGGCTTGAAGCTCCCCTTTTATTTCGAGAAGCGTCCCGAAAACGAAGCCGCATTTACGGAAACGACCGCCCGCTCGCTGCGTTTGGATTTCCTGCGCAAGGTGGCACGGGAGGCGGATTGTCCGTTTATCGCTTTCGGCCACCAGCTTGACGATATTCTGGAGACCCAGCTACAACGACTTGCCCGCGGGGTGGGCACGGAAGGGCTGGCGGCCCCCAGACCGGTTGCCGAATTCAGTGGTCAGCCAACTCATTTGCGGCCCTTGCTGCACCTGCGTTCCGGCGATATTCGTATGACACTTAATGCGGTTGGCATACCCTGGCGGGAGGACGGCTCCAATGAAGACACCAGCATCGCCCGGAATATGCTCCGTCATGAAGTGATCCCGGATTTGATCGAGGCCCTGGATCGCGATCCGTCAACGGGTGCTGCGCGCAGTCGCCAGCTCTTGGAGGAAGATGCATGTGCGCTGGATTTGCTGGCCCGCGAACGGATGCCGGAAGCGTTTTCCAGCGAGGAGCGCCTTTCCAGGGTGGACCTCTGCGCACTTCCGCGTGCGCTGATGCGCCGCGCATTGGTCGCCTGGCTGAACGCTCATGAACTGACCGAATCTTTCAGTGCTTCGGCAATGGACATGCTGATCGACAGCCTGCTCAGTCAGCGCAGGACCTGGAAACAGAGTGCCGGTGCCAGCTTTATTTGCAGCGATAAAAAATCAATCTGGGTTGAAGAAGAAGAGGAGGGGGAGGCCGCTCTGCAACATGTTCAATTCGAGCCGGGCGAGACCGTCGTCCTTTCCAGTGGATATTTGATCGAATCCGATCTGCAGACGCTGGATGAGAAAAAACGGGATGCTATCCTCTGCGGCCGAATTGACCCGTCCTTCGAGGCAACGCTCATTTTACCTTCCGAAGAGTCCCTGCATGTCAGGGGTTGGCGCCCGGGGGACCGTTTCACCCCACTCGGGTCGCCAGGGGCAAAAAAATTGAAAGACTGGTTTATTGACCGCGGAATCCCCAGAAAGGAACGAAAACGATTGCCTGTTGTCACCACAGCATCCGGTGAAGTCATCTGGGTGCCCGGCTTCCCGCCCGCCGATCGCTACAAAATCAATCGCGACACCAAGCAGGCTCTTAGGTTGACTTACCGGCCGAGAAATCCACGTTGA
- a CDS encoding saccharopine dehydrogenase family protein, whose protein sequence is MSKVIIIGAGGVGNVVAHKCAQLPDIFTEIVLASRTVQKCEAIAEDVKAKQGVTLRTAALNADDVDATTTFLKEEKPELVINVALPYQDLPLMDACLAAGVHYLDTANYEPPNEAKFEYKWQWAYQERFKEAGLTALLGSGFDPGVTNVFCAYAQKHLFDEIETIDILDANAGNHGYHFATNFNPEINIREITANGRYWEEGEWKEVEPMSVHQVYDFPVVGEQDAYLLYHEELESLCQNIKGLKRIRFWMTFSEKYLTHLRVLENVGMTSIEPIDFKGQKIQPIEFLKAVLPDPASLGPRTKGKTCIGCDIVGTKDGEKKRVFIYNTCDHQECYEEVSSQAISYTTGVPAMIGAQMILRDLWKEPGVWNMEQHDPDPFMEQLNQRGLPWQVIDLPLEN, encoded by the coding sequence ATGTCTAAAGTGATTATCATTGGCGCCGGCGGCGTCGGCAACGTTGTCGCTCACAAGTGCGCGCAACTCCCTGATATTTTTACCGAGATCGTCCTCGCTTCGCGGACCGTGCAAAAATGTGAGGCCATCGCGGAGGACGTGAAAGCCAAGCAAGGTGTGACCCTTCGCACCGCGGCTCTCAATGCTGACGATGTCGATGCCACCACGACTTTCCTGAAAGAGGAAAAGCCGGAACTCGTGATCAATGTGGCCCTGCCCTATCAGGACCTGCCGCTGATGGATGCCTGTCTGGCCGCCGGAGTCCACTACCTCGACACCGCCAACTACGAACCGCCCAACGAAGCAAAATTTGAATACAAGTGGCAGTGGGCCTACCAGGAGCGTTTCAAGGAGGCCGGGCTGACCGCTCTCCTCGGCTCGGGATTCGACCCCGGTGTGACCAATGTCTTCTGCGCTTACGCCCAAAAGCACCTCTTTGACGAGATCGAGACCATCGATATCCTCGACGCCAATGCGGGTAACCACGGCTACCACTTTGCCACCAACTTCAACCCGGAAATCAATATCCGGGAGATCACCGCGAACGGCCGATACTGGGAAGAGGGTGAATGGAAGGAGGTCGAGCCCATGAGCGTCCACCAGGTCTACGATTTTCCCGTCGTTGGCGAACAGGACGCTTACCTGCTTTACCACGAGGAACTGGAATCGCTCTGCCAAAACATCAAGGGCCTGAAGCGCATCCGCTTCTGGATGACTTTTTCCGAAAAATACCTCACCCACCTGCGCGTGCTGGAAAACGTGGGCATGACTTCGATCGAACCGATCGACTTCAAGGGCCAGAAGATCCAACCGATCGAATTCCTCAAAGCCGTGCTCCCTGACCCCGCCAGCCTGGGCCCTCGCACCAAGGGGAAGACCTGCATCGGATGCGACATCGTCGGCACCAAGGACGGTGAAAAGAAGCGCGTCTTCATCTACAACACCTGCGACCACCAGGAGTGCTATGAGGAAGTCTCCAGTCAGGCCATCAGCTACACCACTGGCGTGCCTGCCATGATCGGTGCGCAGATGATCCTGAGAGACCTCTGGAAGGAACCCGGCGTCTGGAACATGGAGCAGCACGACCCCGATCCCTTCATGGAACAGCTGAATCAGCGGGGACTCCCCTGGCAGGTCATCGACCTGCCGTTGGAGAATTAG
- a CDS encoding alpha-L-fucosidase: MKVLVCLFTFFASLGLYGQWSVISDDPKNDPRGKSVLYQIFTQEEWDSSNFADESDLQWFRDAKYGMFIHFGLSAYKEKDLSWGICQTRVLPDQGEGPYPKEEWTRWKDEMALPEFDAEAIVQCAIDAGMRYIVVIAKHHDGFHMWDTAYSDFKITNTPFGRDYLKEIADACHEAGLKFGIYYSQRDWYHPDYMPVDPAKSERVPGRSLSWRPKAGESNTLGERHRKYIEYQFNACRELATKYGKLDVFWFDALYWGGMFSADMWESERLTRMIRELQPGIIINNRASLPGDFDTPEQKIGAFQKHRPWESCITLCKTWAYSDTRIRPPEEIIRLLVNSFCGDGNLLLSWGALWSGAFHHDQIEVLRESGKWVKRNEEAIFGTRGGPWKPATWGGSAHRGNKVYLHLTKPLPYDELVLNGLRESVVSAQIHKGRALDFSQSNKKLKIRVPEAVIDPYATVIELTLDGEVDYVIEEAVSVSMFNKPAYGGQIHESGNVRLNKQNNKHIIDLGKSYSVTGLQLNLRRVPDSGPPAFEVHTSTDGSNWETADYQPGRQLSQDIPILRYEAGAFIPGKPVRYLKIERLHKHPGNLPIQSSRVFGFAEE; the protein is encoded by the coding sequence ATGAAAGTACTCGTCTGCCTGTTCACATTCTTCGCATCGCTTGGTCTCTACGGACAATGGTCGGTGATCTCCGACGATCCGAAAAATGATCCGCGTGGTAAAAGCGTGCTCTACCAGATTTTTACCCAGGAGGAATGGGATTCGAGCAACTTTGCCGACGAGTCGGATCTTCAGTGGTTTCGTGATGCCAAATACGGCATGTTCATTCACTTTGGACTTTCCGCTTACAAGGAGAAGGACCTGAGCTGGGGGATCTGCCAAACCCGTGTGTTGCCCGACCAGGGTGAGGGCCCCTACCCCAAAGAGGAATGGACCCGGTGGAAAGACGAGATGGCGCTTCCGGAATTTGATGCGGAAGCCATAGTCCAATGCGCTATCGACGCCGGTATGCGCTATATTGTCGTCATCGCCAAGCATCACGACGGGTTTCACATGTGGGATACCGCTTACTCGGACTTCAAGATCACCAACACCCCCTTCGGTCGCGATTATCTGAAAGAAATCGCGGATGCCTGCCACGAGGCGGGCTTGAAGTTTGGGATCTATTATTCACAACGGGACTGGTATCATCCGGATTACATGCCGGTCGATCCGGCGAAGTCCGAACGCGTGCCGGGCAGAAGTCTTTCCTGGCGGCCGAAAGCGGGGGAAAGCAATACCCTGGGCGAAAGACACCGGAAATACATCGAGTACCAATTCAATGCCTGCCGGGAGTTGGCCACTAAATATGGCAAGCTTGATGTGTTCTGGTTCGACGCGCTCTACTGGGGCGGCATGTTCAGCGCGGACATGTGGGAGTCTGAGCGACTGACCCGTATGATCCGTGAACTGCAACCGGGCATTATCATCAACAACCGGGCCAGCCTGCCCGGAGATTTTGACACGCCGGAGCAAAAGATCGGCGCCTTTCAAAAACACCGCCCTTGGGAGAGCTGTATTACGCTCTGCAAAACCTGGGCCTACAGTGACACACGGATCCGGCCACCTGAGGAAATCATTCGCCTCCTGGTCAATTCCTTCTGTGGCGACGGCAACCTGCTTCTTAGCTGGGGCGCGCTCTGGAGCGGCGCTTTCCATCACGATCAAATCGAAGTTCTGCGCGAGAGCGGAAAATGGGTCAAACGTAACGAGGAAGCCATTTTTGGCACGCGCGGCGGCCCCTGGAAACCGGCAACTTGGGGCGGCAGTGCCCACCGCGGCAACAAGGTTTACCTCCATTTGACCAAACCGCTGCCTTACGATGAACTCGTGTTGAACGGTCTGCGCGAAAGTGTTGTCTCGGCACAGATCCATAAAGGTCGGGCCCTCGATTTTTCCCAATCTAATAAAAAACTGAAAATCCGGGTTCCCGAAGCCGTGATCGATCCTTACGCAACCGTGATTGAACTCACACTGGACGGGGAAGTGGATTATGTCATCGAAGAAGCGGTTTCCGTTTCCATGTTCAACAAACCGGCCTACGGCGGGCAGATCCACGAATCGGGCAATGTTCGACTCAACAAGCAGAACAACAAACATATCATCGATTTGGGAAAAAGTTACTCGGTAACCGGCCTGCAATTAAATCTGAGACGGGTGCCCGACAGCGGACCTCCGGCTTTTGAAGTCCACACCTCGACTGATGGCTCAAACTGGGAGACCGCCGACTACCAACCCGGCCGACAACTCTCTCAGGATATTCCGATTCTGCGCTACGAGGCCGGGGCTTTCATCCCGGGCAAACCGGTTCGGTATCTTAAAATCGAACGGCTTCACAAGCACCCGGGTAATCTGCCGATCCAAAGCAGCCGGGTCTTTGGTTTTGCCGAGGAGTAG
- the aroE gene encoding shikimate dehydrogenase yields the protein MSKKPDTEFTYTVDDLGKFDFGGTALAVIGHPIQHSVSPAMHNAAIKKLCEQESRFNDWAYFRFDVPPEAFAGAVPRFFEHNFLGLNLTIPHKVQAMELIKGISPDAERMGAVNTLVWNEFGYDGFNTDGYGLKKGLLEDLDFDLKNGTVILLGSGGAARAAAVQCVLDGCKKLYVGNRTPSRLDGLMEIVHEMPGGQCAEAFALNTPPRDLPETGVLINATSLGLKTDDPAPFDVALLPDGWKVYDMIYNPAATKLLEEAGKRGLATANGLSMLVHQGARSLEIWSKTEVNAHSMMAAACHALKLPPRY from the coding sequence ATGAGCAAAAAACCAGACACAGAGTTTACCTACACCGTCGATGATCTCGGTAAGTTTGACTTCGGCGGTACGGCGCTGGCCGTAATCGGCCATCCGATTCAGCACTCCGTCAGCCCGGCGATGCACAACGCGGCAATCAAAAAGCTGTGCGAACAGGAAAGCCGTTTTAATGATTGGGCCTACTTCCGTTTTGACGTTCCACCGGAAGCGTTCGCTGGTGCCGTGCCCAGGTTTTTCGAACATAACTTTCTGGGCTTGAATTTGACCATCCCGCACAAGGTGCAGGCGATGGAACTGATCAAAGGTATCTCGCCGGATGCCGAGCGCATGGGGGCGGTCAATACACTCGTGTGGAACGAGTTCGGCTACGATGGCTTCAATACCGATGGTTACGGTCTGAAGAAGGGCCTGCTCGAAGATCTCGATTTTGATCTAAAGAACGGAACCGTCATTCTTTTAGGGTCCGGTGGCGCCGCCCGGGCCGCTGCGGTCCAGTGTGTGCTCGATGGCTGTAAAAAACTCTATGTGGGCAATCGCACGCCTTCGCGCCTGGATGGCTTGATGGAGATCGTTCACGAAATGCCGGGCGGCCAATGTGCCGAAGCATTCGCCTTGAATACGCCGCCCAGGGATTTGCCGGAAACCGGTGTCCTGATTAATGCCACTTCCCTGGGTCTTAAAACCGATGATCCGGCGCCATTTGATGTAGCGCTTTTGCCGGACGGTTGGAAGGTGTATGACATGATCTACAACCCAGCGGCGACCAAGTTGCTGGAGGAGGCGGGCAAGCGCGGCCTGGCCACGGCCAACGGGCTGTCCATGCTCGTACACCAAGGGGCGCGCTCGCTGGAAATCTGGTCGAAGACCGAGGTGAATGCCCACTCCATGATGGCTGCAGCCTGTCACGCGCTGAAGCTGCCACCGCGTTATTGA
- a CDS encoding SDR family oxidoreductase: MRFLLLGATGQIGRLLVPKLLQDGHELTALVRDASAASDLAEIGVQLAEGDLENTFDEAVAKGYDAVIFTAGSGASTGKDKTLTVDLWGAVQAVRYCERHSTPRFVMISALKAQDPNQGKEAIKPYLVAKHAADEILKASKLDYTILRPGRLSDEPETGTIRAASRLDDFNGVISRANVAESIRQCLNHESTIGKTIDLLDGDTPIPQALSRVGEANT, from the coding sequence ATGCGATTTCTACTACTCGGAGCTACCGGCCAAATCGGGCGCCTGCTCGTGCCAAAATTATTGCAGGACGGCCATGAACTCACCGCACTTGTACGGGATGCCTCAGCCGCATCGGACCTTGCGGAAATCGGCGTTCAACTGGCGGAAGGTGACCTTGAAAACACGTTCGATGAAGCTGTCGCCAAAGGCTACGACGCAGTTATATTTACCGCCGGTTCGGGTGCCTCGACCGGAAAGGATAAAACCCTGACCGTCGATCTGTGGGGCGCAGTCCAGGCGGTACGCTACTGCGAGCGGCACAGCACGCCCCGTTTTGTCATGATCAGCGCACTGAAAGCACAGGATCCGAATCAGGGCAAGGAAGCGATCAAGCCCTACCTGGTGGCCAAACATGCTGCCGATGAAATTTTGAAGGCATCCAAGCTGGATTACACGATCCTTCGCCCGGGGCGCCTCAGCGACGAACCGGAAACCGGAACGATTCGGGCCGCCTCACGTCTGGATGACTTCAACGGAGTCATTTCCCGGGCCAATGTCGCCGAAAGTATCCGACAATGCCTGAATCACGAATCGACAATCGGAAAAACCATCGACCTTCTGGATGGCGACACACCGATCCCCCAAGCCTTGAGCCGCGTCGGGGAAGCCAACACGTAG
- the ftsH gene encoding ATP-dependent zinc metalloprotease FtsH, which yields MSSENNTPQKNNNGNNGSPQRFQPKVLLIYLVIVAAILTIWFANPGAGSNVKELSISELVDAVKREKIAEGDGIMTYDPSYGRDGYVIKGEMVNDAFLQAREDGLSTNEISEKVPYVARGRVTEEDLLLLREVLTEKPTSTALQDVLISLLPFVLIIGLLYFLFVRQLKNAGRGAMSFGKSKAKMLTREKDSVTFKGVAGCDEAKEEVAEVVDFLKDPKKFQRIGGRIPKGVLMVGPPGTGKTLLAKAVAGEADVPFFSISGSDFVEMFVGVGAARVRDMFEQGRKNAPCIVFIDEIDAVGRQRGAGLGGGNDEREQTLNSLLVEMDGFDGHEGVIIIAATNRPDVLDNALLRPGRFDRQVTIDLPDLNGRHEILKVHAKKIALAEEVNLEHVARNTPGFSGADLANLLNEGALIAARFNKKVVEMQDIDEARDKISFGRERRKLMDDEDRKITAYHEAGHAIVQAVVDDGHLPVHKVTIIPRGQSLGSTMFMPKKDVLNHSKRRLLNQICCGMGGRAAEEIVMGDITSGASGDIRMVTKTARHMVCDWGMTELGPVAYGENKDHVFLGQEIQRSQNYSEQTAQKIDFEIHRIVDEQYHRCLDILKEHRKALDVCAEALLEHETIEGRHVHEIIDHGEIRSPIIKREIPEPEPEESSEDGDKKKTAKEDEDKGGLSGEEAPAGAPA from the coding sequence ATGTCTTCAGAGAACAACACGCCACAAAAGAACAATAATGGAAACAATGGCTCGCCCCAGCGTTTCCAGCCTAAAGTGCTGCTCATTTACCTGGTAATTGTGGCTGCAATTCTCACCATATGGTTCGCGAATCCCGGTGCCGGATCCAATGTTAAGGAGCTCTCCATCAGTGAGTTAGTCGATGCCGTGAAGCGGGAAAAGATCGCCGAGGGTGACGGTATCATGACTTACGATCCCTCTTACGGTCGTGATGGGTACGTCATCAAGGGCGAAATGGTGAACGATGCCTTCCTGCAGGCGCGGGAAGACGGGCTCTCCACTAATGAAATTTCTGAAAAGGTTCCCTACGTTGCCCGTGGCCGGGTGACCGAGGAAGATCTGTTGCTTTTACGTGAAGTGCTCACGGAAAAACCGACCAGTACGGCACTACAGGACGTCTTGATCAGCCTGCTGCCCTTCGTCCTGATTATCGGGCTCCTCTATTTCCTTTTCGTTCGGCAGCTCAAGAATGCCGGCCGGGGAGCGATGAGTTTCGGTAAGAGCAAGGCCAAGATGCTGACACGTGAGAAGGACTCGGTTACGTTCAAAGGCGTTGCCGGTTGTGATGAGGCCAAGGAGGAAGTTGCCGAAGTGGTCGATTTCCTCAAAGACCCCAAGAAGTTCCAGCGCATCGGTGGCCGCATACCCAAAGGCGTTCTTATGGTAGGACCTCCCGGCACAGGTAAGACCCTGCTGGCCAAGGCAGTTGCCGGTGAGGCGGATGTCCCCTTCTTTTCCATCAGCGGCTCCGACTTCGTCGAAATGTTTGTTGGTGTGGGCGCGGCCCGCGTGCGCGACATGTTCGAGCAGGGCCGTAAGAATGCGCCTTGTATCGTCTTCATTGATGAAATTGATGCTGTCGGCCGTCAACGCGGGGCCGGCCTGGGAGGGGGTAACGATGAGCGCGAGCAAACGCTTAACTCCCTGCTTGTGGAGATGGACGGTTTTGATGGTCACGAGGGTGTCATTATCATTGCGGCAACCAACCGCCCGGATGTGCTCGATAACGCACTGCTCCGGCCCGGTCGCTTCGACCGTCAGGTGACGATCGACCTGCCCGATCTGAATGGCCGCCACGAAATACTCAAAGTGCACGCCAAGAAGATCGCGCTTGCCGAAGAGGTAAATCTTGAGCACGTCGCACGGAACACCCCCGGCTTCTCCGGTGCCGACCTTGCCAACCTTCTCAATGAAGGCGCCCTGATCGCCGCCCGCTTCAATAAGAAGGTGGTGGAGATGCAGGATATCGACGAAGCCCGCGATAAAATTTCCTTTGGCCGCGAGCGTCGCAAGTTGATGGACGACGAAGACCGCAAGATCACCGCCTACCACGAGGCTGGGCACGCGATTGTACAGGCAGTCGTTGATGACGGGCATCTCCCGGTCCACAAGGTTACGATTATTCCACGTGGGCAGAGCCTGGGTTCGACCATGTTCATGCCGAAGAAGGATGTGCTCAACCACTCCAAGCGCCGTCTCCTTAATCAGATTTGTTGCGGTATGGGCGGACGTGCTGCGGAAGAGATTGTCATGGGTGACATTACTTCCGGCGCGTCTGGTGATATTCGTATGGTCACGAAGACGGCTCGTCACATGGTTTGCGACTGGGGCATGACGGAACTAGGTCCGGTCGCCTATGGCGAAAACAAGGATCATGTTTTCCTCGGACAGGAGATTCAGCGCTCTCAAAACTACAGCGAGCAAACGGCCCAGAAGATCGATTTTGAGATACATCGGATCGTCGATGAGCAATACCACCGCTGTCTGGACATTCTCAAAGAGCACCGCAAGGCGCTTGATGTCTGTGCCGAAGCATTGTTAGAGCACGAGACCATCGAAGGTCGGCATGTTCACGAGATTATCGATCATGGGGAAATTCGTTCGCCGATCATCAAACGCGAGATTCCCGAGCCCGAGCCGGAAGAATCTTCCGAAGACGGGGACAAGAAAAAGACTGCCAAGGAAGACGAGGACAAGGGTGGCCTGTCCGGTGAAGAAGCACCCGCCGGAGCCCCGGCTTAG
- a CDS encoding prepilin peptidase — METFEYINHDFPWFFAGISFIFGAIVGSFLNVCIYRIPEERSVVSPGSTCACGEPIPFYHNIPILSWLLLRGKAACCGASFSVRYPGIELLTACLFLWAWLIYTPLVALVGMLFIAFLICATFIDLDHMIIPDRFSIGGMVIGVLLSFAVPGLHGFEGLWLGAAIQSVVSSIIGALIGSGLVYWIAVLGEIVFRKPAMGEGDVKFVGFIGAFCGWQGAIFAMFGGAFVGSVILLPILLAGHLFGGKKEPEPVVEEADCEEDLQFGAQVPFGPMLAVAGLIYFLGFSQYVDAYFAEFASFFFGA; from the coding sequence ATGGAAACCTTTGAATATATCAACCATGACTTCCCCTGGTTTTTCGCGGGGATCAGTTTTATCTTTGGCGCTATTGTCGGAAGTTTTCTCAATGTCTGTATCTACCGCATCCCGGAAGAGCGATCCGTGGTCTCTCCGGGCTCCACCTGTGCCTGCGGCGAGCCGATTCCATTTTATCACAATATCCCCATATTGAGCTGGCTTCTCCTGCGCGGGAAGGCGGCCTGTTGTGGCGCCTCGTTCAGTGTTCGATACCCGGGTATCGAACTCCTGACGGCCTGCCTGTTTCTTTGGGCCTGGTTGATTTACACGCCCCTGGTCGCTTTGGTCGGCATGCTCTTTATTGCATTTTTGATCTGCGCGACTTTTATCGATCTGGATCATATGATCATTCCGGACCGTTTCTCCATCGGTGGTATGGTGATCGGTGTACTTTTGTCCTTTGCCGTCCCCGGCCTGCACGGGTTTGAGGGGCTCTGGCTGGGGGCAGCGATACAGTCGGTTGTCAGTTCGATAATTGGTGCCCTGATTGGTTCCGGTCTGGTTTACTGGATCGCGGTTCTTGGTGAAATCGTTTTCCGCAAGCCGGCGATGGGCGAGGGGGATGTGAAGTTCGTCGGTTTTATCGGGGCTTTCTGTGGCTGGCAGGGCGCGATTTTCGCTATGTTTGGCGGCGCTTTTGTGGGATCGGTTATTCTGCTGCCGATACTCCTGGCGGGGCACCTTTTCGGAGGTAAGAAGGAGCCTGAACCAGTCGTTGAAGAAGCCGACTGCGAGGAGGACCTACAGTTCGGCGCGCAGGTGCCTTTCGGGCCGATGCTTGCTGTGGCCGGCCTGATCTACTTCCTCGGTTTCAGTCAATACGTGGACGCGTACTTTGCCGAGTTCGCCTCGTTCTTTTTTGGAGCTTAG
- a CDS encoding chloride channel protein, with the protein MTRESFSLNNLPDWMRGRFDDGQRFLMLCICAGVLCGLVGVSFHLAITKLFNGLFGFYQELGVWAIPAMVFSPALAGLIVGLMIRYISPTAAGSGIPQTKAAYHQKFGVIKTTEAFWRFIIGTISVAFGNSLGREGPTVHICSAVSSKLGRLFGLGKLRVQAMIPVGMGAGISAAFNAPIAAITFVFEELFDNNFSSKALGGILIAVVVAAVVERSILGEHSALYATRETFETSTWMLVCLLIGPAAGLLGHAFTTLLLFLRGHFMQWQRFPSWAKPALGGLSVGLIGVTVWQFSEGHHGVFSIGYQDLNSALNGQLIWQVLLLLFIGKFLATVICYASGASGGIFAPVLFLGSMLGGIFGALMVQFLNLDHSVAAACALLGTGAFFAAVIRCPLTSVLIIFEMTHNYSLILPLMIGNFLAYIISVKLRQIPIYDALLLQDGISLKKLPAYQGQQDWRNLPISTIMTHDCRTAAGDLNAQENLDAIKESAYTHHGYPVIEATNSQALIGMVMHHELEELIAAGNDAPLSEILAGQKIISINPDDSIRGAANTLVVKDVLQAPVVSRKDPRKLLGIVTLHDIARQQNAIEETMERE; encoded by the coding sequence ATGACCCGAGAATCTTTCAGCCTGAATAATCTGCCCGATTGGATGCGGGGCCGCTTCGACGATGGCCAGCGCTTCCTCATGCTTTGTATCTGTGCGGGTGTGCTCTGCGGCTTGGTCGGGGTCAGCTTCCACCTGGCGATTACCAAGCTCTTCAACGGCCTCTTTGGCTTTTATCAGGAGCTCGGAGTCTGGGCCATCCCGGCCATGGTCTTTTCACCGGCACTGGCGGGCCTGATCGTGGGTTTGATGATCCGCTACATTTCGCCGACCGCGGCAGGTTCGGGCATTCCCCAAACCAAGGCCGCCTATCATCAAAAGTTCGGCGTTATCAAGACAACCGAAGCCTTTTGGCGCTTTATCATCGGTACGATTTCGGTCGCCTTTGGCAACAGCCTCGGGCGTGAAGGCCCTACTGTGCATATCTGCAGCGCTGTTTCTTCAAAGCTGGGTCGACTGTTTGGCCTGGGTAAACTGCGTGTTCAGGCCATGATCCCTGTCGGCATGGGGGCGGGTATTTCGGCTGCCTTCAATGCCCCGATCGCAGCGATCACCTTTGTGTTCGAAGAGCTGTTCGATAACAATTTCAGCAGTAAAGCACTGGGTGGGATCTTAATCGCCGTAGTGGTCGCTGCGGTTGTCGAGCGCAGCATTCTGGGAGAGCACAGTGCCCTCTACGCCACACGGGAAACCTTCGAAACCTCCACCTGGATGCTGGTCTGCTTGTTGATTGGCCCGGCTGCAGGTCTGCTGGGGCACGCTTTCACCACGCTCCTGCTCTTTCTTCGAGGTCATTTTATGCAATGGCAGCGCTTTCCCAGTTGGGCCAAACCGGCCCTGGGCGGCCTGAGTGTCGGCCTGATCGGCGTCACGGTCTGGCAGTTCAGCGAGGGTCATCACGGCGTTTTCAGCATCGGCTATCAGGACCTCAATTCAGCACTGAATGGACAGCTAATCTGGCAGGTCCTGCTTTTACTCTTTATCGGTAAATTTTTGGCGACCGTCATTTGCTACGCCTCCGGGGCCAGCGGCGGCATCTTCGCTCCCGTACTTTTCCTCGGCAGTATGCTGGGGGGTATCTTCGGCGCGCTCATGGTCCAATTCCTGAACTTGGACCACTCTGTCGCTGCCGCTTGCGCCTTATTGGGAACCGGAGCTTTCTTTGCCGCCGTCATTCGCTGTCCGCTCACGTCCGTGCTCATCATCTTTGAGATGACGCACAACTACTCGCTGATCCTCCCGCTGATGATCGGTAACTTTCTGGCCTATATTATCTCAGTGAAGCTGCGGCAGATCCCGATCTATGATGCACTGCTGCTTCAGGACGGAATCAGCTTGAAAAAACTGCCAGCCTATCAGGGCCAACAAGACTGGCGCAATTTGCCAATCAGCACGATCATGACCCATGATTGCCGCACCGCGGCGGGTGACCTGAACGCACAGGAAAATCTGGATGCGATTAAAGAGAGTGCATACACCCACCATGGCTACCCGGTTATCGAGGCCACTAATTCGCAGGCTCTCATCGGTATGGTCATGCACCACGAACTCGAAGAATTAATTGCTGCGGGCAACGATGCGCCGCTGAGCGAGATTCTGGCCGGGCAAAAAATTATCTCTATTAATCCTGACGATTCGATTCGAGGAGCAGCCAATACCCTGGTGGTCAAAGATGTGCTCCAGGCACCGGTGGTCAGTCGCAAGGATCCCCGCAAGTTGCTGGGCATCGTCACACTACACGACATCGCCCGCCAACAGAACGCCATCGAAGAAACCATGGAGCGGGAATGA